Part of the Acidobacteriota bacterium genome is shown below.
GCGGACGGGTGGCGGCGTGCGAGATCATGCGGCGCACCACCACCATCCAGGAATGCATCGCCGACCCCGACAAGATCCACATGATGAAGGAGTACATCGAGAAGGGGCGCGAGCATTACGGGATGCAGACGTTCGACCAGCACCTGACCGACCTCTACCGCGCCGGCACGATTTCGCTCGAGACGGCCAAATCGGCCGCCACCTCCGCCTCCGACTTCGAGCGCAACCTCCAGTTCGAATAAGGCCCCCGTCTTTCGCGTTTTCAGGAAAATCGGCCCGATCGGGCCGATTTTTTTGGAACGCCCCGCCCGGCGCGCGTATTCCCCCCGGAAGTTTTTGGCAAATTTTTGGGGGAAACCGCATGCATCTGTTGTCACCGACACGCCTTTACACCTGGAGCCGCTCTGCGGCCATCATCCTTGGCGCCCTCGGCGCGCCGCTCCTTCATGCCCAGCCTCCCGAGGGGCGCGCCTCGAGCGCCGCCGGGGAGATCCGCCTCGACGGGCGCCTGGACGAGGCGGCGTGGGCGGCCGCCGTCCCGATCGGCGAGCTGACGCAGGTCCTCCCGGATGAGGGGGGCAGCCCCAGCGAGAGGACCGAGATCCGGGTCCTGGTGGACAAGGACGCGCTCTACTTCGGCGTCGCCTGCTTCGACCGCTCCCCGGAGGGGATCATCGCCACCGAACTCACCCGCGATGCCGACCTCGACGTGGACGACAGCGTCTCGGTGGTGCTCGACCCCTTTTTCGACCACCGCAACGGCTTCTTCTTCAAGATCAACCCGAACGGCGCGCGCGCCGACGGGCAGATCTCCAACAGCGCCGAGTTCCCCAGCCTGGACTGGGACGGGATCTGGAACGCCCACGCCCGGATCACGGACGAGGGGTGGACGGCCGAAATCGAAATCCCCTGGAAGAGCCTCCGCTTCAAGCCCGGGCAGGAGGTCTGGGGGCTCAACGTCCAGCGCGTCATCAAGCGCCGGAACGAGACCGTCCGCTGGTCGGGGGCGCGGCGCGACATCTGGATCAGCAACCTCGCCGAGGCGGGGCGCCTCCAGGGGATCCCCGATGTGCGCCAGGGACTGGGCCTCGACATCCGCCCCTACGGGCTGGTGGCGCGCCGTGAGGGGAACGAATGGAAGGTGGACGGCGGGCTGGACGTTTCGAAGAACCTGGCCCCCAACCTGAACGCGTCCCTGACCGTCAACACCGATTTCGCCGAGACCGAGGTGGACGCACGCCAGGTCAACCTGACCCGCTTCGACCTCTTCTACCCCGAAAAACGCGCCTTCTTCCTCGAGGGGGCGGGGGTGTTCGACGTCGTGACCGGCATCCCCATGATGCCCGACCTCATCCCCTTCTTCAGCCGCCGCATCGGCCTGATGGAGCAGAACGGGATCGCGACCGAGGTGCCGGTCCTGGTCGGCGCCAAGATCACCGGGCGCCAGTCGGGGTACAACATCGGGCTGCTCGACGTCCAGACCGACGGGGTCGACCCGGTCGGGCTCGACGGGCAGAACCTGCTGGCCGCGCGCGTCAGCCGCGA
Proteins encoded:
- a CDS encoding type IV pili twitching motility protein PilT; its protein translation is GHLVLSTVHTTDAPRTINRILSVFDPSEQAAARLRLSETLLGVVSQRLLQKADRSGRVAACEIMRRTTTIQECIADPDKIHMMKEYIEKGREHYGMQTFDQHLTDLYRAGTISLETAKSAATSASDFERNLQFE
- a CDS encoding carbohydrate binding family 9 domain-containing protein, producing MHLLSPTRLYTWSRSAAIILGALGAPLLHAQPPEGRASSAAGEIRLDGRLDEAAWAAAVPIGELTQVLPDEGGSPSERTEIRVLVDKDALYFGVACFDRSPEGIIATELTRDADLDVDDSVSVVLDPFFDHRNGFFFKINPNGARADGQISNSAEFPSLDWDGIWNAHARITDEGWTAEIEIPWKSLRFKPGQEVWGLNVQRVIKRRNETVRWSGARRDIWISNLAEAGRLQGIPDVRQGLGLDIRPYGLVARREGNEWKVDGGLDVSKNLAPNLNASLTVNTDFAETEVDARQVNLTRFDLFYPEKRAFFLEGAGVFDVVTGIPMMPDLIPFFSRRIGLMEQNGIATEVPVLVGAKITGRQSGYNIGLLDVQTDGVDPVGLDGQNLLAARVSRDFWKQSYVGGIFTRGNPSGEGGNTLVGADARLATSTFMGDKNLSLSLFAFRTDDEASDSSGFAGGFFIDYPNDLWFANLSWKQIGEDFRPALGFAPRTGIRKTNAMFMFRPRPEKAGIRQVSFQLFPELITDLDNRVDNWRLDITPLEVEFNSGDEFEVSIVPQFERLTVPFPISREVTVPAGAYRFDRYGVSVETATKRPWVASFEAQFGSFYDGTRRDLALDLTLKPSHHLLVGAGAERADVSLPAGDFFTQLFSLRGNVNFTPNVSWANLVQYDTESRILGFQTRFRWILKPGSDLFFVWNRGWFRTFEHDYVSSFDRGTVKLQYTFRF